The Streptomyces sp. NBC_01353 genome contains a region encoding:
- the coaD gene encoding pantetheine-phosphate adenylyltransferase — protein sequence MRRAVCPGSFDPITNGHLDIIARASKLYDVVHVAVMINQSKKGLFTVDERIELIREVTADFGNVEVEAFHGLLVDFCKQRDIPAIVKGLRAVSDFDYELQMAQMNNGLSGVETLFVPTNPTYSFLSSSLVKEVAAWGGDVSHLVPPAVLGRLTDRLAEQRGGQ from the coding sequence TTGCGCCGCGCCGTCTGTCCGGGGTCATTCGACCCCATCACCAACGGACATCTCGACATCATCGCCCGCGCCTCCAAGCTGTACGACGTCGTACATGTCGCGGTGATGATCAACCAGTCCAAGAAGGGACTGTTCACCGTCGACGAGCGGATCGAGCTGATCCGCGAGGTCACCGCCGACTTCGGCAACGTCGAGGTGGAGGCCTTCCACGGCCTGCTCGTCGACTTCTGCAAGCAGCGCGACATCCCCGCCATCGTGAAGGGCCTGCGCGCGGTCAGCGACTTCGACTACGAGCTGCAGATGGCGCAGATGAACAACGGTCTCTCGGGCGTCGAGACCCTGTTCGTCCCCACCAACCCCACGTACAGCTTCCTGTCGTCCTCCCTGGTCAAGGAGGTCGCCGCCTGGGGCGGCGACGTCTCCCACCTGGTGCCGCCGGCCGTCCTCGGCAGGCTCACCGACCGGCTCGCCGAGCAGCGCGGCGGGCAGTGA
- the rsmD gene encoding 16S rRNA (guanine(966)-N(2))-methyltransferase RsmD, which translates to MTRVIAGTAGGRRLAVPPGNGTRPTSDRAREGLFSTWESLLGTLDGTRVADLYAGSGAVGLEALSRGASHALLVEADARAARTVRENVRTLGLPGAELRTGKAEQIVTGPAPAAPYDLVFLDPPYAVSDDDLREILLTLRSGGWLTEDALVTVERSTRGGEFGWPAGFEPLRARRYGEGTFWYGRAASTCEDAR; encoded by the coding sequence ATGACCCGCGTGATCGCCGGTACCGCCGGCGGACGCCGACTGGCCGTGCCCCCCGGCAACGGCACCCGCCCCACCTCCGACCGGGCGCGCGAGGGCCTCTTCTCCACCTGGGAGTCGCTCCTCGGCACCCTCGACGGCACCCGGGTGGCCGACCTGTACGCGGGTTCGGGCGCTGTCGGCCTGGAGGCGCTCTCCCGGGGCGCCTCCCACGCCCTCCTCGTCGAGGCCGATGCCCGCGCCGCCCGGACCGTCCGCGAGAACGTCCGGACGCTCGGACTGCCCGGCGCGGAACTCCGTACGGGCAAAGCGGAACAGATCGTGACGGGACCGGCCCCCGCCGCCCCCTACGACCTGGTCTTCCTCGACCCGCCGTACGCCGTCTCGGACGACGATCTTCGCGAGATCCTCCTCACACTCCGCTCAGGGGGCTGGCTCACGGAGGACGCCCTCGTCACCGTGGAGCGCAGCACCCGAGGCGGGGAATTCGGCTGGCCGGCCGGATTCGAGCCACTGCGGGCCCGTCGTTACGGCGAGGGAACGTTTTGGTACGGTCGCGCCGCCTCTACGTGCGAAGACGCACGATGA
- the recG gene encoding ATP-dependent DNA helicase RecG, whose product MPVLDEPLKNLLGAATAKVMAEHLDLRTVGDLLHHYPRRYAERGELTALADLPLDEHVTVVAQVADARVLTFNKGGRGKGQRLEVTITDGSGRMQLVFFGRAVHFHQKELLPGRRGMFAGKVGLFNRKLQLTHPEYKLLDAESSDETVKAFANELLPIYPACKQLESWTIEQSVSIALDSLVATDWAGLADPLPPALREDRGLTDLPEALLKVHRPRTKADIEDARQRLKWDEAFVLQVALARRRFADTQLPAVARRPASDGLLDAFDAKLPFTLTDGQQKVTKEIFEDLATEHPMHRLLQGEVGSGKTMVALRAMLAVVDADGQAAMLAPTEVLAQQHHRSITEMMGELAEGGMLGGAEHATKVVLLTGSMGAAARRQALLDLVTGEAGIVIGTHALIEDKVQFHDLGLVVVDEQHRFGVEQRDALRGKGKQPPHLLVMTATPIPRTVAMTVFGDLETSVLDQLPAGRSPIASHVVPAADKPHFLTRAWERVREEVENGHQAYVVCPRIGDDEDENGKAAKKKPSPEDEAEKRPPLAVVEIAEQLTRGPLAGLRIEVLHGRMHPDDKDDVMRRFAAGEVDVLVATTVIEVGVNVPNATAMVIMDADRFGVSQLHQLRGRVGRGSAPGLCLLVTEMPEASPARQRLGAVASTLDGFELSRIDLEQRREGDVLGQAQSGVRSSLRMLTVIDDEEVIAAAREEATAVVLADPDLTDHPELRTALDALLDKEREEYLEKG is encoded by the coding sequence GTGCCAGTGCTCGACGAACCCCTCAAGAACCTCCTCGGCGCCGCCACCGCGAAGGTGATGGCCGAGCACCTCGACCTGCGGACGGTCGGGGACCTCCTCCACCACTACCCCCGGCGGTACGCCGAGCGCGGCGAGCTCACCGCCCTCGCCGATCTGCCGCTGGACGAGCACGTCACGGTGGTCGCGCAGGTGGCCGACGCCCGCGTGCTGACCTTCAACAAGGGGGGCCGGGGCAAGGGCCAGCGCCTCGAGGTCACCATCACCGACGGCAGCGGCCGGATGCAGCTGGTCTTCTTCGGCCGCGCCGTCCACTTCCACCAGAAGGAGCTACTGCCGGGCCGCCGCGGGATGTTCGCCGGCAAGGTCGGGCTCTTCAACCGCAAGCTCCAGCTCACCCACCCCGAGTACAAACTCCTCGACGCGGAAAGCAGCGACGAGACGGTCAAGGCGTTCGCGAACGAGCTGCTGCCGATCTACCCCGCCTGCAAGCAGCTGGAGTCCTGGACCATCGAGCAGTCCGTCTCCATCGCCCTGGACTCCCTGGTCGCCACCGACTGGGCCGGGCTCGCCGACCCGCTGCCGCCCGCCCTGCGCGAGGACCGCGGCCTCACCGACCTGCCCGAGGCGCTCCTGAAGGTCCACCGCCCCCGCACCAAGGCGGACATCGAGGACGCCCGGCAGCGGCTGAAGTGGGACGAGGCCTTCGTCCTCCAGGTCGCCCTCGCCCGCCGCCGGTTCGCCGACACCCAACTGCCCGCCGTCGCCCGCAGACCCGCCTCCGACGGCCTCCTCGACGCCTTCGACGCCAAGCTGCCCTTCACCCTCACCGACGGCCAGCAGAAGGTCACCAAGGAGATCTTCGAGGACCTCGCCACCGAGCACCCCATGCACCGCCTCCTCCAGGGCGAAGTGGGCAGCGGTAAGACGATGGTGGCCCTGCGGGCCATGCTCGCCGTCGTCGACGCCGACGGACAGGCCGCGATGCTCGCCCCCACCGAGGTCCTCGCCCAGCAGCACCACCGCTCGATCACCGAGATGATGGGCGAGCTCGCAGAGGGAGGGATGCTCGGAGGGGCCGAGCACGCCACCAAGGTCGTCCTGCTCACCGGCTCGATGGGCGCCGCCGCACGCCGGCAGGCCCTGCTCGACCTCGTCACCGGCGAGGCCGGGATCGTGATCGGTACGCACGCGCTCATCGAGGACAAGGTGCAGTTCCACGACCTCGGCCTGGTCGTGGTCGACGAGCAGCACCGCTTCGGCGTCGAGCAGCGCGACGCCCTGCGCGGGAAGGGAAAGCAGCCGCCCCACCTGCTCGTCATGACGGCCACCCCGATCCCGCGGACGGTCGCCATGACCGTCTTCGGTGACCTGGAGACCTCCGTCCTGGACCAACTGCCCGCCGGACGCTCCCCGATCGCCAGCCACGTCGTGCCGGCCGCCGACAAGCCGCACTTCCTCACGCGCGCGTGGGAGCGGGTACGCGAGGAGGTGGAGAACGGACACCAGGCGTACGTGGTCTGCCCCCGCATCGGCGACGACGAGGACGAGAACGGCAAGGCGGCGAAGAAGAAGCCGTCGCCCGAGGACGAGGCCGAGAAGCGCCCGCCGCTCGCCGTCGTCGAGATCGCCGAGCAGCTCACCAGGGGACCTCTCGCCGGGCTCCGTATCGAGGTCCTGCACGGCCGGATGCACCCGGACGACAAGGACGACGTCATGCGCCGCTTCGCCGCCGGCGAGGTCGACGTCCTGGTCGCCACGACGGTCATCGAGGTCGGCGTCAACGTCCCCAACGCCACCGCCATGGTGATCATGGACGCCGACCGCTTCGGTGTCTCCCAGCTCCACCAGCTCCGCGGCCGCGTCGGCCGAGGCTCCGCCCCCGGCCTGTGCCTGCTCGTCACCGAGATGCCCGAGGCCAGTCCCGCCCGGCAGCGCCTCGGCGCCGTCGCCTCCACCCTCGACGGCTTCGAACTCTCCCGTATCGACCTCGAACAGCGCCGCGAGGGCGACGTCCTCGGCCAGGCCCAGTCCGGTGTCCGCTCCTCGCTGCGGATGCTCACCGTCATCGACGACGAGGAGGTCATCGCCGCAGCCCGCGAGGAGGCGACCGCCGTCGTCCTCGCCGACCCGGACCTCACCGACCATCCCGAGCTGCGCACCGCCCTGGACGCCCTCCTGGACAAGGAGCGGGAGGAGTACCTGGAGAAGGGGTGA
- a CDS encoding DAK2 domain-containing protein, whose amino-acid sequence MPQTAQTLDAAAVRSWCVRALDALGREREEIDAINVYPIADGDTGTNLYLTVESAARAVEAVFTEDDPDVGDDPDAGDAIRAMAHGALIGARGNSGTILSQLLRGMASVLADGRDGDHLARSLAAAARAAREAVAHPVEGTILSVATAAADACDSGGSLVMVARGAYEGARTALEATPGQLAVLERAGVVDAGGRGLVAVLGALVEVVSGEAQVRPTGVAHRPIVAEACEPEDGPAGPAGPAGPAFEVIYLLEAEDAAVERLRARLDALGDSLVVVGGDGLWNVHVHVDDAGAAVEAGVEAGRPYRIRITHFSGVTETRERMQRAVVAVVPGEGLAGLCAEAGATTVLARPGEPPAGNELLDAIRRAHAREVVLLPNDTDLRHTAGAAAEQARAEGIRVALIPTRAAVQGIAALAVHEPDRRFDEDVVAMTAAAGATRYAELAVAERQSFTSAGVCQAGDILGLIEGDVAVIGQDLTTTARTVLDRMLSAGGELVTLIVADETPPSLATALERHVRETYLAVDTATYCGGVGAPPLLIGVE is encoded by the coding sequence TTGCCGCAGACCGCGCAGACCCTCGACGCCGCAGCGGTCCGCTCCTGGTGCGTACGGGCGCTGGACGCGCTCGGCAGGGAGCGCGAGGAGATCGACGCGATCAACGTCTATCCGATCGCCGACGGGGACACCGGCACGAATCTGTATCTGACGGTGGAATCCGCCGCCCGGGCCGTCGAGGCGGTCTTCACGGAGGACGACCCCGACGTGGGTGACGACCCCGACGCGGGCGACGCCATACGGGCCATGGCCCACGGCGCCCTGATCGGTGCCCGGGGCAACTCCGGAACGATTCTCTCGCAGCTGCTGCGCGGCATGGCGTCCGTCCTTGCCGACGGGCGTGACGGCGATCACCTCGCCCGGTCCCTGGCGGCGGCGGCCCGCGCGGCCCGGGAGGCCGTGGCGCACCCCGTCGAAGGAACGATCCTGAGCGTGGCCACCGCGGCCGCGGACGCCTGCGACAGCGGCGGAAGCCTCGTGATGGTGGCCAGAGGGGCGTACGAGGGGGCCAGGACCGCCCTCGAGGCCACTCCTGGACAACTGGCCGTCCTCGAACGTGCCGGGGTCGTGGACGCGGGCGGACGGGGTCTGGTGGCTGTCCTCGGGGCCTTGGTGGAGGTCGTGTCGGGAGAGGCGCAGGTACGGCCGACCGGGGTGGCGCACCGGCCGATCGTCGCCGAGGCATGCGAACCCGAGGACGGACCCGCCGGACCCGCCGGACCCGCCGGACCCGCCTTCGAGGTGATCTACCTCCTGGAGGCGGAGGACGCGGCCGTGGAACGGCTGAGGGCCCGGCTGGACGCGCTGGGGGACTCGCTGGTCGTGGTCGGCGGCGACGGCCTCTGGAACGTCCACGTCCATGTCGACGACGCGGGGGCGGCCGTGGAGGCCGGCGTGGAGGCGGGCCGGCCGTACCGGATCCGTATCACGCACTTCTCGGGTGTCACCGAGACACGGGAGCGGATGCAGCGGGCGGTCGTGGCGGTCGTACCGGGCGAAGGGCTCGCGGGCCTGTGCGCGGAGGCCGGGGCGACGACGGTGCTGGCCAGGCCGGGCGAGCCGCCTGCCGGCAACGAACTCCTCGACGCCATCCGGAGGGCCCACGCGCGCGAGGTCGTGCTCCTGCCCAACGACACCGACCTGCGGCACACGGCCGGTGCCGCCGCCGAACAGGCCCGCGCGGAGGGCATCAGGGTCGCCCTGATCCCGACCCGGGCCGCCGTCCAGGGCATCGCGGCGCTCGCCGTCCACGAACCGGACCGGCGCTTCGACGAGGACGTGGTGGCGATGACGGCGGCGGCTGGCGCGACCCGGTACGCCGAACTCGCCGTCGCCGAACGGCAGTCCTTCACCTCGGCCGGCGTCTGCCAGGCCGGCGACATCCTGGGCCTGATCGAGGGAGACGTGGCCGTCATCGGGCAGGACCTGACGACGACGGCCCGCACGGTCCTGGACCGAATGCTCTCGGCGGGCGGCGAACTGGTCACCCTGATCGTGGCCGACGAGACCCCGCCCTCCCTGGCGACAGCGCTCGAACGCCACGTCCGCGAGACGTACCTGGCGGTCGACACGGCGACGTATTGCGGGGGAGTGGGGGCGCCGCCGCTCCTGATCGGGGTCGAGTGA
- the rpmB gene encoding 50S ribosomal protein L28, whose translation MAANCDVCGKGPGFGNNISHSHRRTPRRWNPNIQRVRAVVGRTPKRLNVCTSCIKAGKVSR comes from the coding sequence GTGGCTGCCAACTGCGACGTCTGCGGCAAGGGGCCGGGCTTCGGCAACAACATTTCGCACTCGCACCGCCGTACGCCTCGTCGCTGGAACCCGAACATCCAGCGTGTGCGTGCCGTGGTCGGTCGGACGCCGAAGCGGCTCAACGTCTGCACCTCGTGCATCAAGGCCGGCAAGGTCTCGCGCTAA
- the thiD gene encoding bifunctional hydroxymethylpyrimidine kinase/phosphomethylpyrimidine kinase, which produces MSLPLVLTVAGSDSGGGAGIQADLKTMLALGVHGMSVITAVTAQNSLGVQGAWELPEEAVRAQYRAVVDDIGVQAVKTGMLSSAALVETVAELLAGTPDAPVVVDPVGVSKHGDPLLAASALESVRKKLLPVATVATPNLDEVAQLTGVVVEREADLRQAAAAILSYGPRWALIKGGHLEGDAVDLLTDGTEEHWLRAPRHDNRHTHGTGCTLASAVASGLAKGLTVPEAVREAKTYVTGAIAAGFALGDGIGPVDHGWRFRA; this is translated from the coding sequence GTGAGCCTGCCCCTGGTCCTCACCGTCGCCGGATCCGACTCCGGCGGCGGCGCCGGCATCCAGGCCGATCTGAAGACGATGCTCGCCCTCGGCGTCCACGGCATGAGCGTGATCACCGCCGTCACCGCCCAGAACTCGCTGGGCGTCCAGGGCGCGTGGGAACTGCCCGAGGAGGCCGTACGGGCCCAGTACCGGGCCGTGGTCGACGACATCGGCGTCCAGGCCGTGAAGACCGGCATGCTGTCCTCCGCCGCGCTCGTGGAGACCGTGGCCGAGCTGCTCGCGGGCACGCCGGACGCGCCCGTGGTCGTCGACCCGGTCGGGGTCTCCAAGCACGGAGACCCGCTGCTCGCCGCCTCGGCGCTGGAATCCGTACGGAAGAAGCTGCTGCCGGTGGCGACGGTGGCCACGCCCAACCTCGACGAGGTGGCGCAGCTCACGGGAGTCGTCGTCGAGCGGGAGGCCGATCTACGGCAGGCCGCGGCGGCGATCCTGTCGTACGGGCCCCGCTGGGCGCTCATCAAGGGCGGCCATCTCGAAGGGGACGCCGTCGACCTGCTCACGGACGGGACCGAGGAGCACTGGCTGCGCGCTCCCCGGCACGACAACCGGCACACGCACGGCACGGGCTGCACGCTGGCCTCGGCGGTGGCGTCGGGCCTCGCGAAGGGGCTGACCGTGCCGGAGGCGGTTCGGGAGGCGAAGACGTATGTGACGGGGGCCATCGCGGCCGGCTTCGCCCTGGGCGACGGGATCGGGCCCGTGGACCACGGCTGGCGATTCCGCGCCTAG
- a CDS encoding thiamine-phosphate kinase, translating into MKGTVGELGEFGLIRELTSRLTSTPAVRIGPGDDAAVVSAPDRRVVASTDILLEGRHFRRDWSTAYDVGRKAAAQNLADIAAMGAVPTALLLGLVVPAELPATWPVELMDGLRDECQVAGAAVVGGDVVRGDTITIAITALGDLRNHDPVTRGGAQPGDVVAYTGWLGWSAAGYAVLSRGFRSPRAFVEAHRRPEPPYHAGPAAAGLGATAMCDVSDGLIADLGHIAEASKVRIDLRSGLIDVPTQMNDIGQAVGVDPLQWVLTGGEDHAIVATFPPDVKLPARWKVIGEVLNPSALPQVTVDGAPWHSKGGWDHFGETE; encoded by the coding sequence GTGAAGGGCACAGTAGGAGAGCTGGGGGAGTTCGGGCTCATCAGAGAGCTCACCTCCCGGCTCACCTCCACCCCGGCGGTACGGATCGGACCCGGCGACGACGCCGCGGTCGTCTCCGCACCCGACCGGCGCGTGGTGGCCAGTACGGACATCCTGCTCGAAGGACGTCACTTCCGCCGCGACTGGTCGACGGCGTACGACGTCGGCCGCAAGGCGGCCGCACAGAACCTCGCCGACATCGCGGCCATGGGCGCCGTTCCCACCGCACTGCTGCTCGGCCTCGTCGTCCCCGCCGAACTTCCCGCCACCTGGCCCGTGGAGCTCATGGACGGCCTGCGCGACGAGTGCCAGGTCGCCGGCGCGGCCGTCGTCGGCGGCGACGTCGTCCGCGGCGACACCATCACCATCGCCATCACCGCCCTCGGCGACCTGCGCAACCACGACCCGGTGACCCGCGGCGGGGCACAGCCCGGCGACGTCGTCGCGTACACCGGCTGGCTCGGCTGGTCCGCCGCCGGATACGCGGTGCTCTCCCGCGGCTTCCGCTCCCCGCGCGCCTTCGTCGAGGCCCACCGGCGGCCCGAACCGCCGTACCACGCGGGCCCCGCGGCCGCCGGGCTCGGCGCCACCGCCATGTGCGACGTCAGCGACGGGCTCATCGCCGACCTCGGCCACATCGCCGAGGCCAGCAAGGTCCGCATCGACCTGCGTTCCGGGCTCATCGACGTCCCGACCCAGATGAACGACATCGGCCAGGCGGTGGGCGTGGACCCGCTGCAGTGGGTGCTCACCGGGGGAGAGGACCACGCGATCGTCGCCACCTTCCCGCCGGACGTGAAGCTGCCGGCCCGCTGGAAGGTCATCGGCGAGGTCCTCAACCCCTCCGCGCTGCCGCAGGTGACGGTGGACGGGGCGCCCTGGCACAGCAAGGGCGGCTGGGACCACTTCGGGGAGACCGAGTGA
- a CDS encoding Lrp/AsnC ligand binding domain-containing protein, protein MVQAYILIQTEVGKASTVAETISKIPGVIQAEDVTGPYDVIVRAQADTVDELGRMVVAKVQQVDGITRTLTCPVVHL, encoded by the coding sequence GTGGTTCAGGCGTACATCCTTATTCAGACCGAGGTGGGCAAGGCGTCGACCGTCGCCGAGACCATCTCCAAGATCCCGGGGGTGATCCAGGCGGAAGACGTGACGGGCCCGTACGACGTGATCGTCCGCGCCCAGGCCGACACGGTCGATGAACTGGGCCGCATGGTGGTCGCCAAGGTCCAGCAAGTGGACGGCATCACGCGGACCCTCACCTGCCCGGTCGTGCATCTGTAG
- a CDS encoding DUF3515 domain-containing protein, with amino-acid sequence MKSSHRPFGLPTAAAALLLLTAAGCSSTDAKASVPVPSPSAEEAVLCQALAKELPDTVAGLGRTDPKPESELTAGWGDAAIVLRCGVPRPEKMTDPQSQGISVNGVRWMLERQEGGGPRFTSVYRKTYVEVTLDERYAHDAAPLVDLAAPVEQTVPCALEPECD; translated from the coding sequence GTGAAGTCTTCCCACCGGCCCTTCGGCCTGCCCACCGCCGCCGCAGCGCTCCTGCTGCTGACCGCCGCGGGCTGTTCCTCCACGGATGCGAAGGCATCGGTCCCGGTTCCCAGCCCTTCGGCGGAGGAGGCCGTCCTCTGCCAGGCGTTGGCGAAGGAGCTTCCGGACACCGTGGCGGGGCTGGGACGGACCGATCCGAAGCCCGAGTCCGAGCTGACCGCCGGGTGGGGGGATGCGGCGATCGTACTGCGCTGCGGCGTTCCCCGGCCCGAAAAGATGACCGATCCCCAGTCCCAGGGCATCTCGGTCAACGGCGTGCGCTGGATGCTGGAACGGCAGGAGGGCGGCGGACCCCGCTTCACCTCGGTGTACCGGAAGACGTACGTCGAGGTGACGCTGGACGAGCGGTACGCACACGACGCCGCACCGCTCGTGGATCTCGCCGCCCCCGTGGAGCAGACCGTTCCGTGCGCTCTGGAACCCGAATGCGACTAG
- a CDS encoding D-alanine--D-alanine ligase family protein, whose translation MSENTQSPRKPRVAVVFGGRSSEHAISVVTAGAVLRAIDRTKYDVLPIGITKDGRWALTADAPERMAIADRALPNVTDLTESGHGGVVLSVDPANREVVYTEPGSVPKALGEVDVVFPMLHGPYGEDGTLQGLLELSGVPYVGAGVLASAVGQDKEYMKRVFTSFGLPVGPYEVIRPREWGRTPDGDGGVAARKKIVEFAAEHGWPLFVKPARGGSSMGITKVDDLSGLDEAIEEARRHDPKILVESLLRGREIECGVLEFEDGPRASVPAEIPPVTDHDFYDFEAKYIDSASGIVPAPIGDEATAEVQRLAVAAYEAVSCEGLVRADFFLTEDGEFVINEINTMPGFTPISMYPRMWQESGVSYPELVDRLIQAALTRSTGLR comes from the coding sequence ATGAGCGAGAACACCCAGAGCCCCCGCAAGCCGCGCGTGGCCGTCGTCTTCGGCGGACGCAGCTCCGAGCACGCCATCTCCGTCGTCACGGCCGGCGCCGTCCTGCGCGCCATCGACCGGACCAAGTACGACGTGCTGCCCATCGGCATCACGAAGGACGGGCGCTGGGCGCTGACCGCCGACGCCCCGGAGCGGATGGCCATCGCCGACCGCGCGCTGCCGAACGTCACCGACCTCACCGAGTCCGGGCACGGTGGCGTCGTCCTCTCCGTCGACCCGGCCAACCGCGAGGTCGTGTACACCGAGCCCGGCTCCGTGCCGAAGGCACTCGGCGAGGTCGACGTCGTCTTCCCGATGCTGCACGGCCCGTACGGCGAGGACGGCACCCTCCAGGGCCTCCTGGAGCTCTCCGGCGTCCCCTACGTCGGCGCGGGCGTCCTTGCCTCCGCCGTCGGCCAGGACAAGGAGTACATGAAGCGGGTGTTCACCTCCTTCGGGCTGCCGGTCGGCCCGTACGAGGTCATCCGCCCCCGCGAGTGGGGGCGGACCCCCGATGGGGATGGAGGGGTCGCCGCCCGCAAGAAGATCGTCGAGTTCGCTGCCGAGCACGGCTGGCCGCTCTTCGTGAAGCCCGCCCGCGGCGGCTCCTCCATGGGCATCACCAAGGTCGACGACCTCTCCGGTCTGGACGAGGCCATCGAGGAGGCCCGGCGCCACGACCCCAAGATCCTCGTCGAGTCGCTGCTGCGCGGCCGCGAGATCGAGTGCGGCGTCCTGGAGTTCGAGGACGGCCCGCGCGCCAGCGTGCCGGCCGAGATCCCGCCCGTCACCGACCACGACTTCTACGACTTCGAGGCCAAGTACATCGACTCGGCGTCCGGGATCGTGCCCGCGCCGATCGGCGACGAGGCCACCGCCGAGGTCCAGCGGCTCGCGGTCGCCGCGTACGAGGCCGTGTCCTGCGAGGGACTGGTCCGCGCGGACTTCTTCCTCACCGAGGACGGCGAGTTCGTGATCAACGAGATCAACACCATGCCGGGCTTCACCCCGATCTCCATGTACCCGCGCATGTGGCAGGAGAGCGGCGTCAGCTACCCGGAGCTGGTCGACCGGCTGATCCAGGCCGCGCTGACCCGCTCCACGGGCCTGCGCTAG
- a CDS encoding NAD(P)H-dependent glycerol-3-phosphate dehydrogenase, protein MTKVAVFGTGSWGTAFAMVLADAGCEVTLWGRRAELVEAINTTRINPDYFPGVALPSGIRATTDPAEAARDAEFTVLAVPSQTLRANLADWAPKLAPDTVLVSLMKGVELGTAKRMSEVIAEVADVPAARVAVVTGPNLAPEIAARQPAAAVVACADESVAQRLQSACMTPYFRPYTNTDVVGCELGGAVKNVIGLAVGIADGMGLGDNSKATLITRGLAETTRLGLAMGADPLTFSGLAGLGDLVATCSSPLSRNHTFGTNLGRGMTLQETIAATKQTAEGVKSCESVLDLARRHGVDMPITETVVSIVHEGKPPIVALKELMSRSAKSERR, encoded by the coding sequence GTGACCAAGGTAGCCGTCTTCGGTACGGGATCGTGGGGCACCGCCTTCGCGATGGTGCTCGCCGACGCGGGCTGCGAGGTGACCCTCTGGGGCCGCCGCGCCGAACTCGTCGAGGCCATCAACACCACCCGTATCAACCCCGACTACTTCCCGGGCGTCGCGCTCCCTTCGGGTATCCGGGCCACCACCGACCCTGCCGAGGCCGCCCGCGACGCCGAGTTCACCGTCCTCGCCGTCCCCTCGCAGACCCTGCGCGCGAACCTCGCCGACTGGGCGCCGAAACTGGCCCCCGACACCGTCCTCGTCTCCCTGATGAAGGGCGTCGAACTCGGCACCGCCAAGCGCATGAGCGAGGTCATCGCCGAGGTCGCCGACGTGCCCGCCGCGCGCGTGGCCGTCGTCACCGGCCCCAACCTGGCTCCGGAGATCGCCGCCCGGCAGCCGGCCGCCGCGGTCGTCGCCTGCGCCGACGAATCGGTTGCCCAGCGGCTCCAGTCCGCCTGCATGACCCCGTACTTCCGCCCGTACACCAACACCGACGTCGTCGGCTGCGAACTGGGCGGCGCGGTCAAGAACGTCATCGGGCTCGCCGTCGGCATCGCCGACGGCATGGGGCTCGGCGACAACTCCAAGGCCACGCTCATCACCCGCGGCCTCGCCGAGACCACCCGCCTCGGCCTCGCCATGGGCGCCGACCCGCTCACCTTCTCCGGCCTCGCCGGCCTCGGTGACCTGGTGGCCACCTGCTCCTCGCCGCTCTCCCGGAACCACACCTTCGGCACCAACCTGGGCCGTGGCATGACGCTCCAGGAGACCATCGCGGCGACCAAGCAGACCGCCGAGGGCGTCAAGTCCTGCGAGTCCGTGCTCGATCTGGCCCGCCGCCACGGCGTCGACATGCCGATCACCGAGACGGTCGTCTCCATCGTCCACGAGGGCAAGCCGCCGATCGTCGCCCTCAAGGAACTGATGTCGCGCAGCGCCAAGTCCGAGCGCCGCTGA